A window of Hordeum vulgare subsp. vulgare chromosome 5H, MorexV3_pseudomolecules_assembly, whole genome shotgun sequence genomic DNA:
CCACTCTTTCTCCCTCCCCCTTCCACCTTCGCAACGTTCTCTTCTCCCCGCACGTAGTCACCAGCCTCATCTCCGTTCGCCAATTTACACGCGATAAATCTTGCTCCATTGAATTTTACCCCTTTGGCTTTCTTTTGAAGGATCTGCACACCAGGAAGGTTCTCATGATCTCCGCTAGCTCCGGCGACCTCTACCCATTCTTCGGCAATAACTCGACGTGGCCAGCTGCgctctccgccaccacctccaccgccgACCTGTGGCACCACCACCTCGGCCACCCTGGCTCGCAGTCCCTTTCTTCCATTACTAGTGATTTTCTTTCACCTTCTAATAAAACTCCCGCATCACCATGTACTGCCTGCCAATTAGGTCGGCAACCTcacctctccttcccctcctctacTAGCCGAACCTATTCACCGTTCAAATTAATACACTGTGATCTATGGACGTCTCCTGTTGTAAGCTTTTCGGGCTACAAATACTACCTGGTTATATTGGATGATTACTCGCACTTCTCATGGTCATTTCCTCTCCGCAACAAGTCCGACACCTCTCTCACCCTCGAACGCTTCTTCTCGTTCGTCCGCACCCAATACAACGTGATCATCAAGGCCCTCCAGTGTGACAACGGCGGGGAATTCATAAACACACACATGCGCTCCTTCTCCCTCAACGGCATTGCCTTTCGGTTTTCTTGCTATCACACATCCCCGCAAAACGGCAAGGCCGAACAGCTCCTTAGTACAACCAACGACATCATCCGCACTCTCCTAGTCCAAGCTCACCTCCCTCCTCCATTTTGGGTTGAGGCTCTCCACACCGCCACATACCTTCTTAATCGGCGATCGTCCCGCGCCATCGACGGCCACACACCCTTTCTTCGTCTCCATGGCGTAAACGCTACTTATGATCACCTTCGCGTTTTTTGGTTGTCTTTGCTTCCCCAACCTCTACGCCACGGCCGATCACAAGCTTTGTCCTCGCTCCACTCATTGTGTTTTTCTCGGGTATCCTCTCGAGCATAAGGGCTACCGATGCTACGATCTCTCCTCGCGGCGTGTCATCGTCTCCCGCCATGTCGTTTTTGATGAAGCAACGTTCCCTTACGCTCCAGACACACCATCGACCACACACCTGCCCGCCACACCTAATCCTTCCCGCCAGATCCGCTACCTGCCAAACCCACCGGATCCACCTGCCGCACCTACCTCGTACCGCCCCAGCCCGCCCGATTCCATCGCCCCATCACGCACCACCCACCCTCCGCAATCATTGCGCCACCTACCCCCACTCCCAACCCCTCGCCTGGCACCCACCCGACCGAATCCTCCTCGACTGTCGTGCCCCACTCACCCGCTCCTGCCGATCCCATCGGGTCCCCACCTACCGCGCCTACGCCCGATTCTGTCGCACCTGCCACGCCATCCTCCTCGGATCCCGCTCCTGTCTCGCCTGCCGCGAACATTCCCTCCACCAAATCCTCCTCCGTTTCTGCGTCGGCCAACAGAACACCGCCACGCCTCCCTCCACATGCACTACCAACCGCACCACCGCTCAACTCTCATCCCATGCGCACCCGCTCCAAAGCTGGATTTTGCCAGCCCAAGCGCCTCTTCATGACTACCTCGTCCACCACAGCCATCTCTCCCATCCCTCCTACCTATCGCTCCGCTCTCAAGGACCCCCATTGGCGCCACGCAATGCAAGATGAATATACTGCTTTAATCTAGAACTCGACTTGGTCTTTGGTTCCCAAACCTGCAGGTGTCAATGTGGTGTCGGGCAAGTGGATCTTTCGCCACAAATTTCATCCAGATGGGTCCTTGGCATGGTACAAAGCACGGTGGGTCGTCCGTGGCTTCACACAGCAAGGAGTCGACTATAACGAGACATTCAGCCCTGTGGTGAAGCCTGCTACCATTCGCGTCGTCTTGAGTATTGCCACTTCCAGCAGCTGGCCCATACATCAACTCGACGTGAAGAACGCCTTCCTCCATGGAGATTTAAAGGAGACAGTCTACTGCGCCCAACCTTCCGGGTTCATCGAACCCAACTCTCCCAACCATGTTTGTCTTCTTCGCAAATCCCTCTACGGTCTCAAACAGGCTCCACGCACCTGGTTCCACCGATTCCGCTCGTTCCTGCTATCCCTGGGTTTCACCGCGTCCAAAAGCGACACCTCCCTTTTCATTTTGCGCCGCGGCTCATCCATCGCCTATCTCCTGGTCTATGTCGATGATATAATCCTCACAGCCAGCTCCCCTCATACCCTTCACCACATCATACACTCCCTCAAACAAGAATTCTCCATGACGGATCTCGAGGAACTCCACCACTTTCTCGGCATCAACGTCACTCCCAACTCCTCCGGCTTGTTCTTGTGCCAACAGCAATATGCCCTTGAGGTCCTTGATCGCGCCGACATGCTAAACTGTAAACCAGTTCCAACACCAGTCGACACATCCTCTAAACTTTCTGCTAGTGTTGGTCGCCCTCTGTCCAACCCCACGCACTACAGAAGTCTTGCCGGCGCTCTGCAATATCTCACCCTCACACGCCCAGACATATCCTACGCTGTCCAACAAGTTTGCCTGTTCATGCATCAACCTCGCGACACCCACATGCAACTTGTCAAGAGAATTCTCCGCTACATCAAGGGTACATCTCACTTCAGCATCCAACTCTACAAAGCCTCCTCACCACATCTCCTCGCTTACACCGACGCCGATTGGGCTGGGTGTCCAGACACACGCCGCTCTACGTCTGGATTTTGCGTCTTCCTTGGACAAAATCTTGTCTCTTGGTCGTCGAAACGGCAAGTCACGGTGAGTCGCTCCAGTGCAGAGGCAGAATATAGGGGAATCGCCAATTGCGTCGCCGAGACTTGCTGGATCCGCCAACTCCTACACGAGCTCCTGTGCCCCCTCACTCGCGCAACCATTGTCTATTGTGACAACGTCAGTGCATCCTACCTTGCCAGCAATCCAGTGCAGCATCAACGGACCAAACACATCGAGATTGATCTCCATTTTGTTCGTGACAAGGTGGCCCTCGGCGACACTCGTGTTCTTCATGTTCCTTCAAGCTCGCAATTTGTTGATTTGTTCACTAAAGGACTACCAACACCGGTGTTCACCGAGTTTCGTTCCAGCCTGAACGTCCACCCATATGGCGTCCCGGCTGAGGGGGGGGTGTTAACGTTCACCTTTACTTAGTCATAGCACTTAGTCTTAGCACTTAGTCTTAGCAGTCCTTGTAAGTAGGATCTGGACCGGCTCCACTCCCTCCATCTCTGCTATATATGTAACACCATTGTACATGTTGATCAAGAGTAAAGGAATACAATCTCTTGCTAAAAGAGCCAGTCGGATCTTtaggcaacttgtttcttgatGTTATACAGAACTCGACAAAAATATTTCAGCATATTGGTTGTTTATAAACGTTTTGGAAGTTTTAATAAGTTCATAGGAATTTGGTGTTTTTATGTCTAGAAAGATCTAGCACAAGTTCTTTATCATTTCAGAGTGTTCATTCTCTTAGTACTTTAGTAGAGTACAAATAGATAATTACATAGCCACTTATATAACAATGAAGTGACCACAACTCTAATAGTATGGTGAGATACTGTATTATATACATATATTAGAAGCCCTATAACTGAAAACAGAATTGTACTTGTTAATGGATGCCAATGTTTTCCTTATACATGACTAATTCGCAACCAAATAAGTTGTGTAGTTTTCTTCGTTTTATGATGAATGCACGAATGTGTATCTTTATTTTATTATGAATGTAAGAAATTCCATTTCAGAGTGAACGTGATGCCTCCAACTTTCATATAACAAAAATAGGTTGATGCGCATTAACCAGATAACTAAGCTTACAACAATATAACAAGGCAAACCTTGTATAATAAAGAATAATGTGGCGGTCATTCGAACATTTAACAACACAAATAACACTGGAAATGTGTCACACCATGTAGGCCGTAAAATTTGGGAGAAAGGAAGCATTTTAACGCTTATAAGCAATTGTACCTCCATCCAGCGACCATCATCCATACATGCAAGTTTCTGCTGTCTTCAgctgctacaacataatttggctCAGATATCAAAAAGCAAGACACTGTCCCAGAAGGCATCAATTTGGTCAACAGTGAGATGTAGCCCAAGTTAACAGATACAATCTTCAGAGAATTGTCACCGCACTGATCCACTTTGCACAAGGAGCATGAACACTCAATGCTTTGCATCCTGTCAATAAGTTATGTGATTAGCATCAATACAAGGGTACGTCAAACATTTCCTGCATGGCACAAAAAGATAAGATTACAACCTGCAACATGGTATCCGTATACTGGTAAGGAGGACAAGAAACTGCCCATCGGGTGTAAACTGTATACCGGATCTTCCAAATGTAGActgaagcaaaaaaaaaaagtatCAAACAAATGAATATTATGTCTTAACTGACAAAAGGTTTTGTACATAGCAAGCTCTTACATTCCCTGTAGAAGCCTGCTCCAATGAGGGTAGTAGAAGGGTAGTGTAACCAACAAAATTAGGTGGTTTCTCATGGTGATCATTAGGAGTGATGTCATACACGTAGAGAAATCTCTTACAGCTCTCTGAAGATCCACAAAGTACATAAATATGAAAGCTGCTACTGTCGTTGGTGCTCAGCATGATAGACAAGACGGGCATCGGGTGCAGGTAGCAGCCGATAAGTTCCAGATGATGATCTGATCCTCTTGTTGATGTTCCTGGGTGTTTCACGTGATTAATGTTTGAACGTGCATGAGAAACATTGTGTCCATTGCCCATGTTCTTGTCACCTGCCCCATCTGTGGATATTGAAGAGCCATTGTCGGTACCTTCTTTTGGGTCCTTCAACTGCTGCTGGCATTGCGCTGGTTCAACATTGCTGTTACCATGATTATAGTGCGCAGGATGGGAACTATCGTCCATGCCAAACTCTTCTTCTAGACAAGCAAGGAGCGAATCAGACAAAATATACTGACCTTTCTCATGATCATATACCACATCAGGAATATTTTTTCTATCGTGTACCTCAATCTGACACTCAGAAGAATTTTCCCTTCTGCTCTTTAGTAACTTTAAGTTCTCATTAGGTTCCCTAGAGCATGCATCATCAAACTCATGGTGAGCACCCGTAGGTTTGGATCTGCTGTCACCCCCAATCTGCTCATCATCCTCAAAACTATCTGCAACAACGGCTTTCATGTTGTCTGATTTAGAGATCTGTTCACCATTCATGCAATCATCATTAGGGCTGATGTCTTTAACCGCCTCACACAGAGGTTCCTCGTGTACATGTGTTTGAGAGCCATTCATATTCCCTTCACCAACACTTGTAGGCAAAGTGGCACCTGCTGAAGGCAAGAAACTGTTCAGAAGAACCATATATTTCTTACACGCTGGGATAAAATTATCAGTCAAATGTTGTGAAACTCTTAGGGGTTATTTCTGTAAGCTGCTTGGCCAAAGAAAGTTTCGCTTTCCAAAAGAAAGGGATATTTCTTGATTATGATGAATCAAATTTCTACAGAAGATATACTTCTCTTTTTGTAGAATGGGTCAATGGAACATATATTTTCCACAGAATGAACAACAATTACCTTTGCAGCCATCAGCAGAGGGATTTTGAGTTGCAACACTTCTCGCTAAAACTGcatcttctttctttttttgcttaATCTTCCTTCTTCTGTAAGTTTTCTCCAGAAGTGGAATAGCTTGGGGAAGCAAAAATGTCATCATAGACCTAGCTACTTCCTTCTCTGCTGCTTCCAGGTCAGACTTTTCAGAGCCTAAATAAGAACTGGAAGATAACCCATCTTCCTGAGATGAATTTTGAACATAGTCTCCCAAATTATCATTAACCAGAGTGCATTTCGAATCACAGGGTATTTCCTccagtaatgtaggcatgcatattGGAGTAGAGACAACACACAACTGTGATTTGCTTATAGGATCTCCCTTGAACATTGAAAAGTAAATGTCGTTATCAAATACTGACCTTTCAACTATAAACTAGAGTCAGAATTCAGAGCTGCTAAAAAAATACACAGGTAGACATCTAACCAGCAGCTAAAACATGAGTTTAAGAAGGTGATAATCAACATTTAAGTCCTTAATCCTGGCTAGGGTACAGACTAATTTCTTCATTGTAAAACCAAGACATATTTGTTCATAACCATAGCATTAGCAAAGAAATGTGTCAGAACGATATAAAGGCACATATTCCCGTCTAGGCTATAATTATAACAGCTATGATCCAAAAACTTGCCCTTCATTATTTTCATAAAAGGGATATTGCCAGATGGCTATTCAGTGCACAAAGCTCTGTAACTCCTTAAGATCAAATTAAAAATATATGGTTTTCTAGAGCGCAATTCTAATTCCTGGAGCTACAAAGAATTATCTCAAAGTCGGGTCAACATCATACTCATGCAATAAAGTTTTCTGAAAGAACAGAAAATTCAAACAAACTATGTGACACTAGTGGTCTATTTTTCTTTCTCGATCAGTTCCTGTAACATTCGAACTCTGTGGGATGAATAGCAGAGCTCCATCCATCCACTTCAGCGAAAAATGTACAACATTTACTTTGTTGATGTAAAAGAGATTAAGTATATAATCTAGGTGGAGTATAGATAAAAACAAACGACAATCTGTGTAGTTTCATCCATGTAAGCTGTGATGTAGTTTATTTTGCAGTTGAACCAACAAATATAATGCCAAAAGTAGTCAAACACTGAGTACACTGCAAGGGAAAATCCTAAAAAAATTCAACATACCTTGTTGAAACTTTGACGAGCAGATTTATCCAACTCTAATGTGCTGTTATCAACTGAAGTCAACATATCCTGGTTGTGGGCTCTCTTAGCAGCACCTTCCTCCTGGATCGGGTTCATACTTCTTTTAGCAGTTACAACTGTCTTGTCCAGACAAACATGCTGCTCTTCATGATCATCAGAAACATCAGCTGCAACCGTATCAGTTGACGGTGAAGCAGAACCATAAATTTTTGGAGAAGGCATGTCTATTCCAAATCCAGTCGAATCTACTAGAAGCTGACGAAGCAGTCTCTGAACAGATGCATTTTTGAACCCAAAAAGCTGCACAAGACAACAGCAAAAGTAAACATTTATAAGCTGGCTATGGTAAACAGAAAAGTTTAACAAGAATCAAGAATAGCAATGGTCATGGTCTGCTTTTATTGATTCAGTGCAGGTTGCTGACTCATGTTGGAACAACTATCTGGATTCAAATGATATAAGAGTTGCAGTACTCAATTGCTAGCACCAAAGTGTTTGTTTGTCTGTCTACATAGTTCCGTTCTTATCATACATCAAGAAAAAGGTTCCACTTGTATTCAAACCAGTAGATCCTGATATGAGTGATGGCAACCACATATAACTTGTTAAAGGTGCATATATGGTTTTACAGAAAGTGTACAGGGGGCTGTGGGGGCTGTGCAATGCCCTCAGCCATGAGCTTCCTGGGAAAAGCGAACTAGGAAGGAACACTTTCATTGCAATGCACAGGTTCAGGTAACTAAAGAAATGGATATGAAGAGCATGCCTCGACACCGTCAATCTTCTGAGGGAAGCTCCCAGCCTTCTGCCAATCCCTGACTTTGGCCCCTGTCTTCTTGTGGAAGTTCTTCCAAGCTATATCCGGCGTCTGCCCTGTCGCGCAATCTCCCTCGGTGGATGTGACCTGCAGATTGAGCTCACCACTTTTGGTTTCATTTTGAATCACAGGGTCACCATCCAGGCAGCAGCAAGTGGTAGTCAGTAGTAGTACAGAAGATTGCGTTTGTGTGAACCTGGAATACAGGCCCTCTGGGTCCTTGCTGGATCTCCATGGCGTACGATATCCCGGAGAAATGGCGGACGGCGTGATAGCCCACTGGGTATGGGTAGCGATCTTTGCCCTTGGGTGAGCAAACAAGGAGAGGTGAAGTGTTAGGGAGCACACCGACCATGAATTCCACATGTAAATTCAACTATAACAGGATCTAAGCGAGCAAAGGAAGACGATGCCTCGATTAGGAGTAGGACGCAAACcctaggggagggagagagagagggagggagggagggagggcaaACCCTTGAGCAGCTCCAGTACTTGCGCTCCCATTCACCGCGGCGGTAAAGCGCCCCCGCCGACACCATCTCGATGAAGCGGTCCCCGTCAGCTTCCTTCGCCGCCATCTCCTCTCGCCTTCTTCGCTTCAGCCAGCGAAAAATGGCGGAGGGAGACCAACGCGCGTGATGTGGTTAGTTTTTGTGGGGAATTTTGGGAAATGGCGGCAGGGCCTTTCGGCTCTGCGCCGGCAAACGAAATGGCGGCAGGACCAAAAAATATCGACTCCGCTGGGGATCGAACCCAGAATCTCTGGTTTCGTAGACCAGCGCCTTATCCATTGGGCCACGGAGTCCCTTTGATTAATTTTCTTTTTAGAGCTTTTACTAAGAGATTGCGTACTTTACATACATATTAACATAATTTAGAGCAGATCTATTTCTTTTCATATGTAGTTTTTtaataaaatttctaaaaaaacttatatttagaaatgcaggaagtatatagacatactttagaatatagattcattttTTTGATCTGTATGTAGCCCATAGTCGAATCActtcaaagacttatatttaagaacgaagggagTAATATTAGTAAGAATAGGTCGACATAGGCGTGGCAATCATAAACTACGGTCATATATTTCTCCATAAACATTCATGTTGTGGTGGATCTTTTTTTcttagtttgagaaaaaaaataTGAATATCTATAACTACAACATGATACTTGTGTAAAGGCATATATTTCTCTATAAAAGCAAAGAGACCATCTTTATAGCTAGTTATACTTCTAGGTTGTAATTTATTGCACAAATTTTTAGCATCACCTCCAGGTGAAAATGAAACAGTTTAAGCATGAAGTATTGATGTTTGTATCTTTCTTAGCACAGAGTCTAGCGATATCTTCAAGTTTATGGACATGATCAAATGTATTTTCTTCCTCTCTACATTGGAACCCAATTGATTCAAAGATTTTAATAACTTCGGGTTCCACGGGGAAATCATAAGCATCATTAAAAACATAAAATAGGAGAAGCATAGAgatcatcttcaagaagaagtgTGTCTCCTATAATATCTCATCAAGATCTTTATCAGTGTCGCATGCCTTGAAAGCTTTGGCCAAAATTTTATCATACGCAATAGGTGTGGTATGAGTAGGTGGTGTGCCAATGGTGTACGAGGTGCATTGTCAATTGTTTCTTTTTAATGACGGGGGAGTTGCAACAGAAGTAGGAGTAACATCTCTGGTAATAAGTGACACAGTAGAGCATGATACAAGCatacatggtggtggtggtggtgtcacgagttgattcaaaatagtaggtgaaACAAGAGTATTATTATTGGAGGGATaacccggggtaggctcaacgagcctccTCCTTTATCTCCAGCCCCAAAGGAACGACCAAGAACCATcctacaaggcccaagtcctctggccggttaggacacacctaccagctagggggcgagacggccaactctctggtcGGTCAGgcagcacctgccggctagaagcaagacggctacctcttcctggccacctaggccaagccagccggctaggaacgaggcggccgtgcccaagcgggctagccggccagggatctcaagtcacatcatatCGTAGGTCATgaggagaccctacgattaaaggtggctacgcgtcagcaaaggtactggatcggagtgcacggcgggtgccagcgtcggcggccacgtcgCTGACCTCCCCCCggttctgatccatcacccaacacAGTGTCGCCcgccaaactcccactccattactgcactcggcgtggcaaCAGTGGAGGCGGCTGTACCGCCtgtccatgacgaatctcgctggacgacgccggacgtatcaTACGTGtcttgcgtcaaccttacgcgagagccccattggctagccggcggaggCAGACACGATTTTGGCCGCGATGCTCGCGCAGTgcacgggaggaggaagaggagcggCAGCACCCTCCGGAGGGAGCAGGAGGTCGACGTCGTGCTCTACGAGTAGGGAGTAGGGCCACGCATCGGCCCTCACGtttgacgagaaggaggaggagtggcGTTGGGAGGCCGCTGAGCAGGAGAGGATCTTCGCTGACCTCACCTTCGACTCCGATTGAGTACTGCCGCTGGGCTTCAGTGAGCTCGAAGGTGAGCTGTCGCACCATATGAGCTCCGACGAGCTTGATTTTGGCTAAGTCTAGGGTAGGGTTGCTCCAACGAGATTTTTATGTAATATATCTATGCTATGTAAGAACGAGTCCTTATGTATGAACAATCTGTCCACTTTTGCGTTACAATTTGTCGCATGAAACTTGTTTTTAAAATTTTGCAATTCAGGATACGGGTTTCTGTTCCGCCGTGATGATTTTTCGTCCATATAGACCCTGCTGCATAAATTGTAAACCACGTTTATAGTTCCGTGGAATAggagtctgctagagttgctctaatcaTTGTCATTTGACAATGAATTTTAGTTATTACACCAAAGACAATATGCTCACTCGGCTGGTAGATATGGTTGTACTTCCAAGTGCCACGGTATCCATGTTGACATTATATATAAATTTTATGTATAAACAACCATTGTTTTTCACATCCGTCAGAATAACACAAAACACGAAATCCTCTTTAAAAAAAACACGAAACACGAAACGTACAACAGGTCTTCACCAGCTAAACCAAAATTCCAAACGAACTAACAACAGGTCTTCACCAGCTTCACCGCCGCACACTGTCCGCTACAATTTAATCGACTCTGTTGCAAAAGCAACATCGAAGAACAATTCCAACCGTtaaaagaaggaaaaaatgacAAGCTTTTTCCACGTAAGTCATACAgatttatttgtatttttaaaacAATGACCTTCCTTTTGATTTTTAAGGGAATGGACATGAAAAACTATCATAAAGTATATaaaaatggaaaagaaaatgTTAGCTATTCCATGATTTTTTTGTTAAAAAAACTAAGTGAGGCAAAAAATTATAAGGAGAAAAACTCCGCTAGGCATTTTCCAATAAAATGTTAGCTATTTCATGATTTTTTTGTTAAAAAAACTAAGTGAGGCAAAAAATTATAGAGAGAAAGACTCCGCTAGGCATTTTCcaataaaaaaatctgaaacaaacGGGTGCAAAAATTAGACAGAGAAAGAAAACTTTAATTGTTTTAGGAAAACTACCGAAACTAACTGGTGCAGAAATTAGACAGAGAAATAAAATGTTAGCGGTTTCTGAAAGAATAAAGTTCTGAAACAAAGGATGCAAGAATTagacagaaaaataaataatgcTATCTGTTTCAGGAGAAAAACTGAAACTAACAGGTGCAAAAGGTTATTTTTAAGGGAATGGACCCAAAATTAAATAAGAAAAACGACTCCGCTGGGGATCGAACCCAGAATCTCTGGTTTCGTAGACCAGCGCCTTATCCATTGGGCCACGGAGTCTTTGTCGTTGAGATGTCCATTATAACGTCTTTATAACTTGCATCTTGTGCACACACAAAAGTTACTTTTTTAAAGTACTGGTGCCGAACGAGAAGCACAAAAAACCATTTGAAATGTACGCAAGCTGTCAAGTTACCGGCATTGATCAGCAGATTGACTGATCCTTACACGAAAAGATCAAACCTGAAGTAAGCATCAAAATTCCTTTCTAAAATCCATAGTATACTAAGCTCTGTATGAGAGATCCAACAACAGTTTTACCAAAACTGAAAACATACTAATACCAGAGGAAACAGGCAGTAGACACAGCTTGGCCACATGCTACCGGATCACTGCAGACACATGACACTAGCAGGATGCGGCCTTGACAGACAGTGCAACATTACCTTCCACTTTATTTTCGCCAATCAACGGCTGccaccaaaaaaaaaaaactgtcgCCACTAAAATTTTACCATATGGCAAAAGACAACTGTTCTGAAAACGTCATCAGATGACTGCATGACTTTGTATCACGGTCTCTGCTCGGCACATCAATCGTAATCCGGACAGCAAAAGTTCAACTATGTCCTAGTTACCTTACCCATTAATCTAAGAGGTCTCTTAATCTAAGTGTTCAAATGTTTGACACTAACGAGTCTGGCGATGAGTACTCCCCATAACCCACCTCAAAACAGAGCAAACTTGATCACCTGCTGTTAGACAAGAAACAAAGCACGTACAAACCTGTGAACAACACAGTATGAAAATATAATATGCAAATATAACTTATATAATTGTTTCACGCGAGAAAACTGGAGAGCAAAACTGTAGTCCCTCCATAATGCCGCTTGACAATTTCTAATATGATCCAAATACTAAGATATCTTAAAGATCTTATTTAATCttctaaaaaaattatatttagaaTCAGCTCCAACCAACACGTTGAACCTATCATTCTATCAAGAACAAAGAGCGGGTCCCTCCCGCCGGCCGGGGCGAGGTCGTGCGCACCTCCATAGCCGAAAGGTGACTGGAGGCGGGGCGGACCGGCGGCAGCGCCAACCGGAGGAGGAGGAAATCTAATCGTTTGAGTGCCTTTTCTCGGGAAGGTAGAAAACTTTGAAGGTTCTTCTAGCCCATTCTTGAAACCTGAATGTAACATTTACGGCCGTAACCAGCTCGGTGCCGATTTTTTTCCCGTGCTGCGAAAAATCTCAGTCGGTGAAATCTGTGTGCAAGAATTCAGCAGGTATGCAACGCAAAAAGATCAGGAAAAAAAATACTACTAGCATGATGCAAGTCTGTCGGAGACCAATTGAGCTCCAAAGAAGCTAATCTATTCCCTCGAATCAGCCTTGTAATGGAGCAAAAGAAACCGAAGGTTCAGAACATGGATGGATGTGTCATGTGTGCCTCAGAGTATTACGCAGTGGATATCACGAGAGCTGTGCGCAGCGATGGTGCGCAAGCGCAATCATCCAGAATTCACCGGTGCTTGTGCATCATCATCGGCACGCGGAAACAAACCACGAAAAAAGAAGCCTCGAAGCGGGAGATCTCACCGGCATGACCAAGAACGAACACAGCAGCCGAAGCTCACGCAGCGCGGATGGTGAAACTGAAAGACGAAACCGGAACTCAACCTGCAGCCAAATAAAATGAAACCACGAATTCAAAGGATGTGTGCCTCAGAGtatcacgcagtggatatcaccaGAGCTGTGCGCACCGGTGGTGCGCAAGCGCGTTCATCCAGAATTCACCGATGCTTTTGCATCATCACCGGCACGCCGAAATAAAACAAACACATGAACTGGGCCAGAAAGAAAAGGAGCAAGCCTCGAATCGGAGACCTCGCCGGCAAATCAAGAACGAACACAGCAGCCGAAACTGACGGGGCCAGCCAAATAAAGTGAAATCACGAATTCAGATGAGAATAAGAACTCTGGGAAGCAGGCAGGCTGGCAGACGGGACAAGACAACAAAGGTTGGTTGGAGCTGGAGATGAGGAGAAGagcggcgaggcgaggcgaggcgaggagaATGAAGCAGATGGATGTGGGTGGTCCTAAATACTACAGCTG
This region includes:
- the LOC123400171 gene encoding uncharacterized protein LOC123400171 isoform X3 → MAAKEADGDRFIEMVSAGALYRRGEWERKYWSCSRGKDRYPYPVGYHAVRHFSGISYAMEIQQGPRGPVFQVTSTEGDCATGQTPDIAWKNFHKKTGAKVRDWQKAGSFPQKIDGVELFGFKNASVQRLLRQLLVDSTGFGIDMPSPKIYGSASPSTDTVAADVSDDHEEQHVCLDKTVVTAKRSMNPIQEEGAAKRAHNQDMLTSVDNSTLELDKSARQSFNKGDPISKSQLCVVSTPICMPTLLEEIPCDSKCTLVNDNLGDYVQNSSQEDGLSSSSYLGSEKSDLEAAEKEVARSMMTFLLPQAIPLLEKTYRRRKIKQKKKEDAVLARSVATQNPSADGCKAGATLPTSVGEGNMNGSQTHVHEEPLCEAVKDISPNDDCMNGEQISKSDNMKAVVADSFEDDEQIGGDSRSKPTGAHHEFDDACSREPNENLKLLKSRRENSSECQIEVHDRKNIPDVVYDHEKGQYILSDSLLACLEEEFGMDDSSHPAHYNHGNSNVEPAQCQQQLKDPKEGTDNGSSISTDGAGDKNMGNGHNVSHARSNINHVKHPGTSTRGSDHHLELIGCYLHPMPVLSIMLSTNDSSSFHIYVLCGSSESCKRFLYVYDITPNDHHEKPPNFVGYTTLLLPSLEQASTGNSTFGRSGIQFTPDGQFLVLLTSIRIPCCRMQSIECSCSLCKVDQCGDNSLKIVSVNLGYISLLTKLMPSGTVSCFLISEPNYVVAAEDSRNLHVWMMVAGWSVISEEYVISSSGNVGPSIQELRKMPKSSSLIIGHDGAGGFCLCSREHRLPDSSSRPL
- the LOC123400171 gene encoding uncharacterized protein LOC123400171 isoform X2, encoding MAAKEADGDRFIEMVSAGALYRRGEWERKYWSCSRGKDRYPYPVGYHAVRHFSGISYAMEIQQGPRGPVFQVTSTEGDCATGQTPDIAWKNFHKKTGAKVRDWQKAGSFPQKIDGVELFGFKNASVQRLLRQLLVDSTGFGIDMPSPKIYGSASPSTDTVAADVSDDHEEQHVCLDKTVVTAKRSMNPIQEEGAAKRAHNQDMLTSVDNSTLELDKSARQSFNKGDPISKSQLCVVSTPICMPTLLEEIPCDSKCTLVNDNLGDYVQNSSQEDGLSSSSYLGSEKSDLEAAEKEVARSMMTFLLPQAIPLLEKTYRRRKIKQKKKEDAVLARSVATQNPSADGCKGATLPTSVGEGNMNGSQTHVHEEPLCEAVKDISPNDDCMNGEQISKSDNMKAVVADSFEDDEQIGGDSRSKPTGAHHEFDDACSREPNENLKLLKSRRENSSECQIEVHDRKNIPDVVYDHEKGQYILSDSLLACLEEEFGMDDSSHPAHYNHGNSNVEPAQCQQQLKDPKEGTDNGSSISTDGAGDKNMGNGHNVSHARSNINHVKHPGTSTRGSDHHLELIGCYLHPMPVLSIMLSTNDSSSFHIYVLCGSSESCKRFLYVYDITPNDHHEKPPNFVGYTTLLLPSLEQASTGNSTFGRSGIQFTPDGQFLVLLTSIRIPCCRMQSIECSCSLCKVDQCGDNSLKIVSVNLGYISLLTKLMPSGTVSCFLISEPNYVVAAEDSRNLHVWMMVAGWSVISEEYVISSSGNVGPSIQELRKMPKSSSLIIGHDGAGGFCLWDISKRTLLSTFAAPGNIVFQILPLGLCSLQEDVIHASVDDIERRLQEITVSDMSEKDDGESSLMSSGKDIAVWIMVSSASVAEYQHDLRAKEHNARWRLALLANNKVLMGNIFDPRATSVDACGNHGFAGTHGGFLYMWELSSGRKLTSTQCFNCARVSCVAVDAKSSVVAVADDGCQLLLYTQKRV